The following coding sequences are from one Candidatus Binataceae bacterium window:
- a CDS encoding UvrD-helicase domain-containing protein produces MINLDDLNPAQRDAVLAPDGPILILAGAGSGKTRVLTHRIAYLIAEGRAAPAHTLAVTFTNKAAAEMRERIAALLGGAAGWPWVSTFHSACARILRHEAGALGYRPNFSILDEGDAMAVLRRVIEEAAIAGAPTAEAARARIEQLKNEGCAPQAFTAEAGGDGRDAALAAIYRLYQERLRAMNAMDFSDLLLGVHQLFERDPAALLRWQGRAEHLLVDEYQDTNRVQYLLVRALSARTGNLCVVGDEDQSIYRWRGADIRNILDFERDFPHARIFKLEQNYRSTKTILAAADAVIRNNRERKAKRLWTENEAGEPVTYLTAVTERDEAEFIAREIGRLCAEGGVSPSDIVVFYRVNAQARVLEEALVRRRVPYYVVGGLRFYEHREVKDLLAYLRALANPADAISVERMVGAPPRGVGAKTLEAAAETAAQDAITLFEALGRLETNSRVALRAAKQAGELYGWMHELAVRAPTMKVRAILDEVITRAGFAAYLDGMQDAATRRQNVAEMLSAADAFDAEEHNGGLADFLERVALVSDADQVGERGGRVALMTLHTSKGLEYPVVFIAGMEEGLFPHFRSQDETGEVEEERRLCYVGMTRARRLLYLTNTLSRELYGQRSESRPSRFLGEIDPALVNRIAPERAGAPLRRPGVGTYIDYSTSQLGEDEETAADGTDGFPIGARVVHQTFGRGVVRRREGRGAAAKAWVHFERSGTKLLVLKFANLRPVAE; encoded by the coding sequence ATGATTAACCTCGACGATCTCAATCCGGCCCAGCGCGACGCCGTGCTCGCGCCGGACGGCCCGATCCTGATCCTCGCCGGCGCCGGCTCGGGCAAGACCCGCGTGCTGACCCACCGCATCGCCTATCTGATTGCCGAAGGCCGCGCAGCACCCGCGCACACGCTGGCGGTGACCTTCACCAACAAGGCGGCGGCCGAGATGCGCGAGCGGATCGCGGCGCTGCTCGGCGGCGCTGCGGGATGGCCGTGGGTGAGCACTTTTCACTCGGCCTGCGCGCGCATCCTGCGCCATGAAGCCGGCGCGCTCGGCTACCGGCCGAACTTCTCGATCCTCGACGAGGGCGATGCGATGGCGGTGCTCCGGCGCGTGATCGAGGAGGCCGCAATCGCCGGAGCTCCAACCGCCGAGGCCGCGCGCGCACGCATCGAGCAGCTCAAGAACGAAGGCTGCGCGCCCCAGGCGTTCACCGCCGAGGCCGGCGGCGACGGGCGCGACGCCGCGCTGGCCGCGATCTACCGGCTGTACCAGGAGCGGCTGCGCGCGATGAATGCGATGGACTTCAGCGACCTGCTGCTTGGTGTCCATCAACTCTTCGAGCGCGATCCGGCGGCGCTGCTCAGATGGCAAGGGCGCGCGGAGCATCTGCTGGTTGACGAATACCAGGACACCAACCGCGTGCAGTACCTGCTGGTGCGCGCGCTCTCCGCGCGCACCGGAAATCTGTGCGTGGTCGGCGACGAAGACCAGTCGATCTACCGATGGCGCGGCGCTGACATCCGCAACATCCTCGACTTCGAGCGCGACTTTCCGCACGCCCGGATCTTCAAGCTCGAACAGAACTACCGCTCGACCAAGACGATCCTGGCCGCCGCCGATGCGGTCATCCGCAACAACCGCGAGCGCAAAGCCAAGCGGCTGTGGACCGAAAACGAAGCGGGCGAACCGGTCACCTACCTGACCGCCGTCACCGAGCGCGACGAGGCCGAATTCATCGCACGCGAAATAGGCCGCCTGTGCGCCGAGGGCGGTGTCAGCCCCTCGGACATCGTGGTCTTCTACCGCGTCAACGCGCAGGCGCGCGTGCTCGAAGAGGCGCTGGTGCGCCGGCGGGTCCCCTATTACGTCGTCGGCGGATTGCGCTTTTACGAGCATCGCGAGGTCAAGGATTTGCTCGCCTATCTGCGCGCGCTGGCCAATCCGGCCGACGCAATAAGCGTCGAGCGGATGGTGGGGGCACCGCCGCGCGGCGTGGGCGCCAAGACCCTGGAGGCCGCCGCGGAAACCGCCGCGCAAGACGCCATCACGCTGTTCGAGGCGCTAGGGCGGCTGGAAACCAACTCGCGCGTCGCGCTGCGCGCGGCCAAGCAGGCCGGCGAGCTCTACGGCTGGATGCATGAGCTGGCGGTCCGCGCGCCGACGATGAAGGTGCGGGCGATCCTCGACGAAGTGATCACGCGCGCGGGCTTCGCCGCCTACCTCGACGGGATGCAGGACGCGGCGACGCGCCGGCAGAACGTCGCCGAGATGCTGTCGGCGGCCGACGCATTCGACGCCGAGGAGCACAACGGCGGGCTCGCCGACTTTCTCGAACGCGTGGCCTTGGTCAGCGACGCCGACCAGGTCGGGGAGCGCGGCGGGCGCGTCGCCCTGATGACGCTGCATACGTCCAAGGGGCTGGAGTACCCGGTCGTGTTCATCGCCGGGATGGAGGAAGGGCTGTTCCCGCATTTTCGGTCGCAGGACGAAACTGGCGAGGTCGAGGAGGAGCGCCGACTGTGCTACGTCGGGATGACCCGGGCACGCCGGCTCTTGTACCTGACCAACACGCTGAGCCGCGAGTTGTACGGCCAGCGCAGCGAGTCGCGCCCCTCGCGCTTCCTCGGCGAGATCGACCCTGCGCTTGTCAACCGAATTGCGCCCGAACGTGCGGGCGCGCCACTGCGCCGTCCGGGCGTGGGCACTTATATCGACTACAGCACAAGTCAGCTAGGAGAGGACGAGGAAACTGCGGCCGACGGAACCGACGGCTTTCCGATCGGCGCCCGTGTCGTCCATCAGACCTTCGGGCGCGGCGTGGTGCGCCGGCGCGAAGGACGTGGCGCGGCGGCCAAGGCGTGGGTGCATTTCGAACGCAGCGGGACGAAGCTGCTGGTGCTTAAGTTCGCCAATTTGAGGCCGGTTGCCGAGTGA